A region of Moorena producens PAL-8-15-08-1 DNA encodes the following proteins:
- a CDS encoding DUF5615 family PIN-like protein translates to MLSLLSDENFNGDIVRGLFLRQPNLDLLRVQDVGLREVDDPAILAWAAINGRILLTHDRATMPDFAYNRLVSGESMAGIFVVNDRMPIRQAIDELLLLIDCSEQAEWKGIVLYLPL, encoded by the coding sequence ATGCTGAGTTTGCTGAGCGATGAGAATTTCAACGGTGACATTGTTCGAGGGCTGTTTTTGCGTCAACCCAATCTTGACCTACTACGGGTTCAAGATGTTGGCTTGCGAGAAGTAGATGATCCAGCGATTCTAGCTTGGGCAGCAATTAACGGACGTATCCTTCTAACTCATGATCGTGCAACGATGCCAGATTTTGCCTACAACCGCCTAGTTTCAGGAGAGTCGATGGCGGGCATCTTTGTCGTCAATGATCGAATGCCAATTCGACAGGCAATTGATGAATTACTACTACTGATCGATTGTAGTGAGCAAGCAGAATGGAAGGGAATTGTGCTGTATTTGCCTTTGTGA